A segment of the Calditerricola satsumensis genome:
AAGTCCCGACGCTCACCACGCTGTCCATCACCGGCGGAGAACCCCTGCTGCACCGCGCAACCGTCGAGGACTACGTCGTCCCGCTCCTGCGCTATGCCCGCCAGCGCGGGCTGCGCACGCAGATCAACACGAATTTGACCCTGGATCCGGCCGTCTACGAGCCGATCCTCCCGTACCTCGACGTGCTGCACATTTCCTTTAACTACACCTCGGCCGACGACTTTGTCGCCATCGCCTTTGACAAGGCCGGCCACACGGTCAGCCCGGCCCACGGGCGGAAGCTGTACGAGCAGCTGGTTTCCAACATACGCGATTTTGCTCAGCGGGGGGTCTTCGTCTCCGCGGAAACGATCCTGACCGAACGCACGGCGCACAAGATCGGCGCCATCCACCGATTGATCGCCGAGTTGGGATGCCGGCGGCACGAGGTCCATCCCCTTTACCCGGTCGACTTTGCCCGCACGATGCGCCTCCTCTCCCTCGACGAGCTGCGTGCGGCCATCCACCGCCTTCTCGACGAGCGGGTGCCGTCGGTGTGGATCCTCTTCGGCACCCTGCCTTTCTTCGCCTGCAGCGACAATCCGGATGACCTGGCCCTGATCCGCCGCCTTCATGAAACGCCGAATGTCACGGTGCGCAACGATCCCGACGGCCGCAACCGCCTCAACGTGAGCATTTTCACCGGCGACATCATCGTCACCGATTTTGGCGACGTCGGGCCCTTGGGGAACATCCGGACCGATTCCCTCGTCGAGGCCTTTGCCCGCTGGCAGGAACACCCGGCAGGCCGCCGATATCGCTGCTTCTGTCCCCAGTCCCGGTGTTGCGGCCCCAATCTCCTGGTAGCCCAAAGCTACTATCCCGACGTGGATTTCACCACGCGAACCGGCGCGCCGCTCGCCGACGCGGCCTCTCTGCCGACCCGGTAACCCAAACGCTCCCGGCCTTGGCTCAATCCGCCGGGAGCGTTTTGCTGGAGAGCGCCTGTCCACCTTCCGGCTGTTTGGACGCCCTTTCCTTGCGCTTACCGCTTGGGGGGCGTGTCCTGCTCTTTCTTTCGCCGGTAATGGCGGAGCAGGGCTTTTGCGCTGCGATCGGCCTGGTCCATCATGCGCACCATGCCTTCGAGCGCTTCGAACAGATGGCGCAGTTGGGAAAACCGTTCCGCCATCGACAGATGCCGGGTGCTCCGACCGAAGGGCCTGCCGTGCTCGTCATGTGGATCCAGCACCGACACCGCCTCCCTCGCTCGAACCTCTCCTACCGTTACGGTATTGTGGTGCTTGAGCGAAGGCGACGGGGCAACGGCCCGATTCCGCCGCACCGCTCTGAAAGGCTGGGCAGCCGGATGCGTCGCCACCCGGCACGGCGTGTTCCCGCCGCTACCGCGCGTAGAGATCGGGCCGCCGATCGGAAAAGACCGGAATCGCATGGCGCGCCTTGGCCACGCGGTCCAGGTGGACGTCGGCGATCAGGATCTCTTCCCGCTGCAGCGCCTCGCAGACAATCTCCCCCCACGGGTCGACGACCATGGAATGGCCGCAAAAGGACGTTCCCTTGGCCGTTCCGACGCGATTGCAACCGACGACATAGAGTTGGTTTTCAATAGCCCGGGCGATGAGGAGCTGGCGCCAGTGATTCAGGCGGGGATGCGGCCACTGCGCGGGAACGAACAGCACCTGTGCGCCGGCAAGGGCGGCGGTGCGCACCCATTCGGGAAAGCGCACGTCATAGCAGATCACCGTCGCGCACGGCACGTCGTCGATGCGGTAGACGGCGCACGCATCGCCGGCCTGGAAATGGCGGTGTTCCTCCATCGGGCGAAACAGGTGCGCTTTCCGATACGTGGCGATCACGTCGCCCTTTTTGGAAAAGACAAACGACGTGTTGTAGATTCCGTCGGACCGCTTTTCGGCGATGGAGCCGGCCACGATGGCCACGCCCGCATCGCGCGCGACGGCCGACAAGAACGCCTTGGTCTCCTCTCCTTCCCAATCCGCAAGCTGCTCCAGCCGATCCAGATCATACGCCGTGTCCCACAATTCCGGGAACACCACCACATCCGGGTGGTGCGGCATGGCCTGTTCGATCCGTTGGGCCACTTTGTCGCGGTTCGTCCGCGGCGCGCCAAAGGCAATGTCCATCTGCACGACGGCAATGCGAAGTTTCGCGTCCATCGGCTCTCCCCCCCTTGACGGCCCACAGGCTCTCTTCCTTCTGATTCGCGCTAGCCGTTGGACAATCCTTCCGCCGGCCCTCGGGTCGGCGTCCACGTCGTCCGCACCCATTCGCGAAACTGCGCGTAGCGCTCCCCGCCGAGCAGCTTGCGCACCAGTCGGTCCACGTGTTTCAACACGCGCTGTTCATCGCGCTTCACTTGCAAGAGAACGTCTTGTGCCGCTGCATTGTCCACGGCGAGCGTCGCGGTACGTTCCTGCCGATAGCGCTCGACCTTGAGCAACGCTTCCTGTTCGTAACGGGCCACTTCCACAAGATGGCCCCATTCCTCGGCCGTGAGGTTGAGCAGCGCGGCCAGGCGTTTGGCCGAATCCTGAACCTCACCAGTAGGCGACAGCAACAGGCGGTGCAGCACCGGTTGCCGCAACCACGGGTCGGCCGGATCCGCCGCCTCGTTTTCCGGTCCGGCGTCGCCCGGCGTGGCCGTCCCCTCTCCCGGCCGCTCGTCTCCTTCCAAGCCGGGTACACCATGCGGAAGGGGCGGGCCCAACATCTCGTAACAGCCAACGGCAACGGCAACCAGCACAAGGGTGACGGCCACCCGAATGGCCCTTCGGTTCATCGGCGCCCTCCCTCTATCGGCCCGCGCCGCGGATCTGCAGCTGGCGCTCAGCCTCCCGGTATTCCCGCGCCTTTTCCCGATACGATTGGCGAATGCGGGCGAATTCTCGCAGATCGGCCTCGCCGAGCGCGCGCAGCACCCGGGCAGGGGAACCGACCACCAGCGTGCGCGGGGGAACCTTCATCCCGGGCGGGACGAGACACCCGGCCCCGACCATGGCCTCTTCCCCCACTTCCGCCCCGTCAAGGACGATCGCCCCCATGCCGATGAGCGCCCCTCGACGGATGATGCAGCTGTGCAGGATGGCGTTGTGCCCGACCGTCACGTCGTCTTCCACGATCAGCGGTTTGCCCGGGCTCTGATGCAGGGTGCAGTTGTCCTGGATGTTCACCCGCGCGCCGATGCGCGTCGGGGCGATGTCCCCGCGGATCACCGTGTTGTACCACACGCTGCTGTCTTCCCCGATCGTCACGTCGCCCGTCACCACCACGCCCGCGGCCAAAAACACCGTGGGATGGATGGCGGGCCTCGTGCCGCGATACGGCAAGATCATTTCCTCTCCCCCCCTGGTTCTACCGGTTCAGCTGTACGCGCAGCTCAAGGGTGCGGCCGTCCGCCTTTACCACGCGCAATTCCGGAAAGACGCGCGCAAACGCCGCCACCTCCACGTACAGGAGGCCGCCGGCATCCCGCAGCCGCTGGTCGCCAGCCGGCAGCACCAGCCGCCGCTCTCCCTTGGCGAGGGTGACCGCCCGGCGCTTGGCGTCCCACGAAGCCCGGCCGCCGACCAATTCCGCCAGCAGCGCGTCGCGCACGTACCAGCGTCCCCCTTCGGCCAGCCCATCCTTTCCGGCGAAGATGGGGGCGTTGTTGACCGTCGCACGCTCCGGCGTGAAGACCACGCGGATGGCGTCGGCCTGCACCTCCCGCAGGGCGGCAACGACCGGGGCCAGCGCACCGGTGGCCACCCGGTCGGGCTGAAGCCCTACATGGTTGACTGGCCGTTTTTTCGGGGTCATGTACTCTTCAATCGTCACCTTGAGCACGCCGCCGCTTTTCAACTCCACAACGTTCTGCACGCTGCCCTTGCCAAAGGTGCGCGTGCCGATCAGCTTGACGTGCTGGGGCAGGTTGTCGCGAAGGGCCCCAGCCAGCACCTCCGACGCGCTGGCGCTGCCCTGGTCGACAAGAACCATCACCGGCACGCCAATGGCGGTCCCGCCGCGCACCCATTCGGCTTCCTCCAGGCCATACCGGTTCT
Coding sequences within it:
- the yfkAB gene encoding radical SAM/CxCxxxxC motif protein YfkAB → MNAQGLRPLSPAYDPWDPFDTRLAEGEYRLTSVEFTVTTLCNLRCEHCAVGDTLTTRQAQALPLDLLLRRLDEVPTLTTLSITGGEPLLHRATVEDYVVPLLRYARQRGLRTQINTNLTLDPAVYEPILPYLDVLHISFNYTSADDFVAIAFDKAGHTVSPAHGRKLYEQLVSNIRDFAQRGVFVSAETILTERTAHKIGAIHRLIAELGCRRHEVHPLYPVDFARTMRLLSLDELRAAIHRLLDERVPSVWILFGTLPFFACSDNPDDLALIRRLHETPNVTVRNDPDGRNRLNVSIFTGDIIVTDFGDVGPLGNIRTDSLVEAFARWQEHPAGRRYRCFCPQSRCCGPNLLVAQSYYPDVDFTTRTGAPLADAASLPTR
- a CDS encoding carbon-nitrogen family hydrolase; the encoded protein is MDAKLRIAVVQMDIAFGAPRTNRDKVAQRIEQAMPHHPDVVVFPELWDTAYDLDRLEQLADWEGEETKAFLSAVARDAGVAIVAGSIAEKRSDGIYNTSFVFSKKGDVIATYRKAHLFRPMEEHRHFQAGDACAVYRIDDVPCATVICYDVRFPEWVRTAALAGAQVLFVPAQWPHPRLNHWRQLLIARAIENQLYVVGCNRVGTAKGTSFCGHSMVVDPWGEIVCEALQREEILIADVHLDRVAKARHAIPVFSDRRPDLYAR
- a CDS encoding gamma carbonic anhydrase, which produces MILPYRGTRPAIHPTVFLAAGVVVTGDVTIGEDSSVWYNTVIRGDIAPTRIGARVNIQDNCTLHQSPGKPLIVEDDVTVGHNAILHSCIIRRGALIGMGAIVLDGAEVGEEAMVGAGCLVPPGMKVPPRTLVVGSPARVLRALGEADLREFARIRQSYREKAREYREAERQLQIRGAGR